TCGATTGCGACCGCCAGCGGTGGTCCTCTGGACCGGATCTCGCTGCGGGATCACCTGGTCGAAGTGGAAATCGGCGCCTTTCAGGCCGAGCGCGGCACTACACAGAGAATCTGTTTCAATGTGGTGGTCGAAGTGGCGCCGCTGCCTGCGGATCTGGATGATGATGTCGACCGCATCCTGTCCTATGACAAGGTGACCGAGGCAATCGCCTATGAGCTGGCCGCCGAGCGGCTGAACCTCCTTGAAACTCTGGCCGAACGCGTGGCCGAACGGGTCCTGCTGGAACCGCAGGCGATCCGCTGTTTCGTGCGGGTGGAGAAACTGGACCGTGGACCGGGGGCGCTGGGGGTGGAAATCGTCCGCTCCAAGGATCAGGTCACGCACACGGTGGACGAAGGCGAAGTCCCGCATCCGCGCCTGATGTACCTGTCCAATGAGGCCATCGACAGCGACAATCTGACCGGCTGGATCGATCAGATGGAGTGTCGTCAACGACCGCTGATCCTTTGTGTCGGCGCGCATCCTCTTGCGGTGCCGCAGACCGGCCACAAGATGACCCAGCGCCGGATCGACCTTTTGGCGATCGAGCAGAACGCTTGGCGTCTGGCGGCCAAGGACCACCGCTGCGTTGTGGTGGCGACCCGGACTGAATTGGACTGGGCGATGAAAAACGGCCAGATCTGCGTCTGGGCCCCGTCCAAGATCGTTCTGGATGCCGTCGATGGTCCTTCCGCGGCCCCTGCCGAAGCGGTTGCGCTTGCCTCGTGGTTTGCGGCAACATTCGAAGCAGGAGAGATGATCGTGATCGGTGCGGACCTGCCGGCCGATCCGCAGGTGCCCTTGCGCGCCGTCGATATGGAGCAAACCACACTGTGATGTATTACCGCCCGCTGGTGCAGCACGGAGACCTCCGCCCCGAAGGGGCGGTGCCCCTGGCGGGCGGATCTTCACTGTGGTTTTCCGAGGCAGAGGTGCTGAGCCGCGATGCGCCGCCGTGCCTTATTCCAGCAGGGCTTATCCCGGAAGACATCTGTCACCGGCTGAGTGGCCGCCGCGCTGCGATTGCCGGTCTTGATATGACCCAGCCGCAGGTCATGGGGATTCTGAACGTCACCCCGGACAGTTTTTCAGACGGTGGCCGCCACAGCGGGGTAGAGGCAGGCTGCGCTGCCGCCCTGCGGATGGTCGAGGAAGGCGCTTCGATCATCGATGTGGGCGGCGAATCGACCCGCCCCGGCGCGGATTTCATCCCCGAAGACGAGGAAATCGCCCGCACCGCGCCGGTGATTGCCGCCATCCGCGAGGTGTCGCAGGTGGCCATATCCATCGACACCCGCAAGGCCGAGGTCGCCGCGGAAACGCTGGAGGCCGGGGCCGGGCTGATCAACGATGTGTC
This genomic stretch from Phaeobacter gallaeciensis harbors:
- a CDS encoding dihydroneopterin aldolase: MPSEIRLAFEHPSERSIATASGGPLDRISLRDHLVEVEIGAFQAERGTTQRICFNVVVEVAPLPADLDDDVDRILSYDKVTEAIAYELAAERLNLLETLAERVAERVLLEPQAIRCFVRVEKLDRGPGALGVEIVRSKDQVTHTVDEGEVPHPRLMYLSNEAIDSDNLTGWIDQMECRQRPLILCVGAHPLAVPQTGHKMTQRRIDLLAIEQNAWRLAAKDHRCVVVATRTELDWAMKNGQICVWAPSKIVLDAVDGPSAAPAEAVALASWFAATFEAGEMIVIGADLPADPQVPLRAVDMEQTTL
- the folP gene encoding dihydropteroate synthase: MMYYRPLVQHGDLRPEGAVPLAGGSSLWFSEAEVLSRDAPPCLIPAGLIPEDICHRLSGRRAAIAGLDMTQPQVMGILNVTPDSFSDGGRHSGVEAGCAAALRMVEEGASIIDVGGESTRPGADFIPEDEEIARTAPVIAAIREVSQVAISIDTRKAEVAAETLEAGAGLINDVSGFTFDAALAPLAAQAGVPVCVMHAQGDPATMQENPVYENVLLDVYDFLAAQVDRLEATGVLRDRIVIDPGIGFGKTQEHNLTLLRNLSLFHGLGCPILLGVSRKGFIGKIGQAPAPDARAPGSIAVGLAGLAQGVQILRVHDVAETAQAVRLWQAVR